The following nucleotide sequence is from Pseudomonas sp. RC10.
GTGGTCGCGGCGTTCGCGCCGAATATCTGGGTGATGGCCGTAGCCCGGCTGATTCCGGCGCTCGGGTTGCCGGTGTTCTGGGCGCTGGCCAGTGAAACGGCGGTCGATATCGTCGGCCCCGATCACGCAGGACGGGCGATCGCCAAAATCGGCTTCGGTATCGTCTGCGCCACGGTGTTCGGGATTCCCGTGGGCACGCTGATTTCCGACGGGTTCGGCTGGCGCGCCGCGTTCGTGGTGCTGGCGGTGATGGCCTTCGCCAAGGCGTTGCTGCTGTTTATTTACCTGCCGAAGAGCATGCACAAGGATCAAGCGTCGTTCAGCAGCCAGTTTCGCATCTTGCGCAGCCCCATCATGCAGGGCCACGTGCTGCTCTCGGTGCTGGTCTTCAGCGGCATGTTCACGGCCTACACGTACCTGGCCGACATGCTGGAACGCCTGGCCGGGTTCAACGGCACCGTGGTGGGATGGTGCCTCATGGGCTTCGGCGCCGTGGGCCTGCTGGGCAACTCGCTAGGTGGCCGCCTGGTGGACCGGCATCCGCTGATCGCCAGCCTGACGTTCTGCACGTTCATGATTGGCGGGATGGTGATGGTGGCGCCGAGCATGCATTCGCTGCCTGCCCTGGCGTTGGCCCTCGCAGTCTGGGGCGTGACGCAGGCGGCGTTGTTCCTGGTCAGCCATGTCCGCTTGATGAAAGCCGCCCCGGAAGCCCCGGCATTTGCCGCGTCGCTGAACATTGCCGGGGCGAATCTGGGGATCGGTATCGGTGCCATCGTCGGTGGACGGGTGATCGACCACCTCGGTCTGGCCAACCTCGGGTTCGCCGCCGCCGGGATTATCCTGCTGTCGATTCTGCTGGCCCTGCTGCTGATGACCTTCAAGCCGCGCCCCGTCGGCTGCAACGCTTAGTCGGTGAACAACTGGCGTCGCGCGCCTTCGGTGATGGCGACGATGCCGGGGTGCTTGACCTTGCGCTCGACCGAGATCGCGTAAAACGACTCGGTCACCGCATCGGTCTGGCCGATCAGTTCGACGTCGTACTGAGCCATCACTTCATCGGCGATCACGCTCGGTGCGATGAAGATGCCACTGCCGGACTTGCCAAACGCCTTCATGAGCGCGCTGTCATCGAACTCGCCGACGATCCTCGGCTGCACGTTCTGTTCGGCGAACCAGCGCATCAATCGGCTTCGCACCACGGTCTGCTGGCCGGGAATCAACAGCGGCGCGCCCTGCATGCCGTGGGGGAAATCCTGGCCGTAGGTGCGCGCCAAGGCAGCCGTGGCGAAGAAGCTCACCCCGCATTCCCCCAGTTTCTGGCTGTAGCCCTTGATGTCCAGATGCGAAGGCATGGGGCTGTCGGAAATCACCAGATCCAGCCGCTGAATGGCGAGGTCGGCCAGCAGGCGTTCCAGTTGGTCTTCTCGGCAGGTGATGCGAATCGGCTCGCTCAATTCCATCGTCGGAGCGATCAGCCGGTAAACGATGGATTTGGGCACCACGTCCGCGACACCGACCCGGAACAAAATCTGCTGCTCATCCGGTTGTGCCCGGAGCAATGCTTCCAGATCGCCCCCCAACTGAAACATCTGCTCGGCATAGGGCAGGGCGATGCGGCCCATCTCCGTCAGCTCCAACTGGCGTCCCACCCGCTTGAACAGCTCCACCCCGTAGGTTTGCTCCAACAGGCTAAGCTGACCACTGATGGTTTGCGGCGTGAGGTTCAGTTGCTCGCACGCACGCACGATGCTGCCAGTCTTGGCCACCACCCAGAAATAGTGCAACTGACGGTAATTGAGCATAGGTTTGCCTGTCTCTGACACTTCGTAAAAAGCGAAGTATACGCCTGATAAATACGAATTTTTCTGAAGTGTTTCAGTCCCTAGAATGCGGCCTTGTCTCATCAACGCGACCCAAATGGATACCGGCACATGGAATACCTTTTAGAACTGGCTGCAAGCCCCACCGCGTGGATCGCCCTGGCCACGCTGGTGGTCATGGAAATTGTCCTCGGCATCGACAACCTGATCTTTATCTCGATCCTGACCAACAAGCTGCCGGTTCATCAGCGCACGAAGGCGCGCCGCATCGGCATCAGCATGGCGCTGATTCTGCGGCTGGGCTTGCTCAGCACGGTGGCGTGGATCGTCCAGTTGACCGAGCCGGTCATTGATGTGTTCGGTCAGGTGTTCTCGTGGAAAGACATGATCCTCATCGCCGGTGGCTTGTTCCTGGTGTGGAAGGCGACCACCGAAATTCATCACAGCATGGACATCAAGACCGAGGAAGAGGCCGCGATTTCCAAAACCGTCGTGATGAGCATGGCGGCCGCCATCGGGCAGATCCTCATGCTGGACCTGGTGTTCTCTATCGACAGCATCGTCACCGCCGTCGGCATGACCGAGCATTTGCCGATCATGGTCATCGCTGTGATTGCCGCTGTAATCGTGATGCTGGTCGCGTCCGAGCCCTTGGCGAAGTTCATTAACGAAAACCCGACGGTGGTCATGCTGGCCCTGGGCTTCTTGATCATGATCGGCATGACGCTGATTGCCGAAGGTTTCGGCGCTCACGTACCGAAGGGCTATGTCTACACGGCGATGGCGTTCTCGGCGCTGATCGAAGTGCTGAACATGCTGGTGCGTCGTTCCCGGCAGCGTAAGCTCGACGCGCAAGCAGCGGCGGTTAAAAGCTAAAGGGCGGGCGTAATGAAAACGGTCGGGATGGGAACTCCATCACCGACCGTTTTTTTAGGCTTTTTTTTGTGATCCGATCAGATCGGATGGGCGTCAATGCGCCGTGGCATGACGGGGTTTGCGCGCATTCATGGGCGCGGATTTTGGGGTGGTTTCTGGGGTCCGATAATGCGGGTGATGACGACGGGAAATCCGCATCACCCCCCACAGCATGGCACCGGCCACAGCCAGCCAGGCAGCGATCAACATCACAATGGTCATTCCGAGGCTCATGTGTTCCTCCGGCTCTGCGCTCTTCGTTCTCTCAGTAATCGACAGTCTAGTACGTGGGTTGTTGCTGAAAATTGACCGATGGTAGGAATTCTGTGACCGATTTGTTCTATCCAGTTCCACCGACTGTGCAGAGAGGCTATACCCGGGCCCTCGGCGGCTCTATGATCGGCGTCCAGGCCGGGTTGCAGGTTGCCCCGGCACCTGACAAGTGAG
It contains:
- a CDS encoding MFS transporter, producing MFFPIYLLSAAGFTVLTTEFVIVGLLPAIARDLAVTIPQAGLLVTLFAFTVACFGPFLTAYFSRFERKRLFISVLIMFGVANVVAAFAPNIWVMAVARLIPALGLPVFWALASETAVDIVGPDHAGRAIAKIGFGIVCATVFGIPVGTLISDGFGWRAAFVVLAVMAFAKALLLFIYLPKSMHKDQASFSSQFRILRSPIMQGHVLLSVLVFSGMFTAYTYLADMLERLAGFNGTVVGWCLMGFGAVGLLGNSLGGRLVDRHPLIASLTFCTFMIGGMVMVAPSMHSLPALALALAVWGVTQAALFLVSHVRLMKAAPEAPAFAASLNIAGANLGIGIGAIVGGRVIDHLGLANLGFAAAGIILLSILLALLLMTFKPRPVGCNA
- a CDS encoding TerC family protein; amino-acid sequence: MEYLLELAASPTAWIALATLVVMEIVLGIDNLIFISILTNKLPVHQRTKARRIGISMALILRLGLLSTVAWIVQLTEPVIDVFGQVFSWKDMILIAGGLFLVWKATTEIHHSMDIKTEEEAAISKTVVMSMAAAIGQILMLDLVFSIDSIVTAVGMTEHLPIMVIAVIAAVIVMLVASEPLAKFINENPTVVMLALGFLIMIGMTLIAEGFGAHVPKGYVYTAMAFSALIEVLNMLVRRSRQRKLDAQAAAVKS
- the nhaR gene encoding transcriptional activator NhaR, coding for MLNYRQLHYFWVVAKTGSIVRACEQLNLTPQTISGQLSLLEQTYGVELFKRVGRQLELTEMGRIALPYAEQMFQLGGDLEALLRAQPDEQQILFRVGVADVVPKSIVYRLIAPTMELSEPIRITCREDQLERLLADLAIQRLDLVISDSPMPSHLDIKGYSQKLGECGVSFFATAALARTYGQDFPHGMQGAPLLIPGQQTVVRSRLMRWFAEQNVQPRIVGEFDDSALMKAFGKSGSGIFIAPSVIADEVMAQYDVELIGQTDAVTESFYAISVERKVKHPGIVAITEGARRQLFTD